The DNA window CAATGGTAAAGAGATCCCAAGAACGTGGAACGCGAGCAACTTGAGAAGGTTCTACTCCTATTGCACGTGACGGTTTACCGACCAAACGAGCTAAGTAGTCAATCCATGAAATTGTACTTTTCACTATGGCTTATAGACCTTTTGTGCAATTACCGACTAACATATACTTgtcaaaagttttgtttgtttactttTCTTAAACAACCCATTGCGCAAATGAACTCCACGCAACGCGACGATAATACGTGgccccgggactgatcaccccgggagcccGTCAACTACCACAACAACGAACGGCTACACTAAAGAGTCACAACCTGGCTCAGCCAGAATACCATCAATACGGTAAAACTAGTACGAATAACAACGGTGAATATAAACGGCGACACAACCAAACGAACAGGAAAGTGTTAGCTACAATAAGACGGGCAAACGACCCAAAAATTGTTCACAAAAGTTAAACAAAACAGATTATGAAAAGTTTCACGAAGTTACACAATATAAGAAATCATTTCCTAGGCATGTCAACAATCTTGCCGTCTTTAATCATCTTGAAGACACCAATTGCCAACGTGTCGAAGTCAGGGGCAACGATCTTGACCTGAGCCTTAAGGGCTTCCTCAGTCGCCAGTATTGCACCTTTCCCCTGCTTAACGACCTCCTTATACTTTGTTTTCCACCACGCGAGCTCAGTCTCGACAGCCTCCTTCGCCAGAACAGCCTCGTCGCGTTCCTTCTCTAGTGCGGTGACTCGCCCTTGAGCCATGCCGACTTGACCCTCCAAGGCCATTTCCCGCTCGACAAGTCGTGAAACGGTGGCATCAGACTGTTCCAATTTTTTCTTAGCAGCAGAGGCCTTATTTTCGGCGGCCTGGAGCTTCTCATTAGCTTGGGTAAGTTGCTCCCGAAGTGTTTCAACTTCACGCTTAAAAGCATTGTTCGCCTTCTCGACAGATTCCAACCTCTTGCGGAGAGATTCCATCCCAGACAGCTAAAACTCGGCCTTCTGAGCTATCAATGCGCCGCGCAAGAGGGTACGATACATCCACCTCGCTTGCCCGACAAGAGATGACTCGTGGAAATGCTCTTCAGTGCCGGGAATCAGCTGCGCATCTATGAAATTCCTGGCGTCAAAATTTTTCTCCATCACAGTAAGAATCCCCTCGGGACAACTAGACGACTTCCTCCTTTTGAGGCTGGGCACCTCTTCCACATCATCGTCGGTCACTGGGTTGGACGTCGAACCCCCAGTACCGGCCACTTCGCGGAAGGGAGAAACGCGCACCTCTTTGTCGCTGCGAGCCAGAGCATCCTGAACCGAGTTACCGACCTCGTCGGCCACAACCCCCTTATCGGAAGCGGCCTTGCTCTTGTCCTCGAGGGGAGCAGCCGACTTCTCATTGGCTGCCTCATCATCACTTGCGCACAAAAAAGTCTGGAACAAGTCAGGGAGACCCGTCACCTCGGCAGACATCCCTACTGAAATAGGAAAGGAAAATTGTTTAGTCGCAATGAAATATTGAAAAAAGCAAGAAACTAAAAGCAAAGCAAGTTAAAACTTCTCACAAATATAGTTCCGACCGACTTCCCGATCACCCATGAGGAGGTGAGGATTCACATGATTCCTCCCGAAGACTGCCAGTAACACATCGGCAATCTTCCTATGCACCGCGGACATACCCTTGTAGGATACTTTAATTAAGGCATTGGACCCCACCCCGAAGCTCCAATATGTCGGGATGAGGCGTTCCCCCTCTAACGACAGCCAAAAAGGATGCGACCCTTGATGGGGCGGACCTTGAAATACTTATCTTTGAACCCGTGGTAGGAGTCCTCATACAAGCCAAAAATCCTTCGACCTTGGGCAGAccggaaggacatgaaccccTTCTTATGTTTTCCTTCCTTCGAAGGGTTTGTaaggttgaaaaagaaaaggaaaacatcCACGGACATCGGCAGCTCGAGATATTCAcaaaccatctcgaaacagcggaTTGAAGCCCAACTGTTCGGATGCAGCTGCGACGGTGCCACGGAAAC is part of the Arachis duranensis cultivar V14167 chromosome 1, aradu.V14167.gnm2.J7QH, whole genome shotgun sequence genome and encodes:
- the LOC107472085 gene encoding uncharacterized protein LOC107472085 — its product is MESLRKRLESVEKANNAFKREVETLREQLTQANEKLQAAENKASAAKKKLEQSDATVSRLVEREMALEGQVGMAQGRVTALEKERDEAVLAKEAVETELAWWKTKYKEVVKQGKGAILATEEALKAQVKIVAPDFDTLAIGVFKMIKDGKIVDMPRK